The proteins below are encoded in one region of Pseudomonas putida NBRC 14164:
- the dsdC gene encoding DNA-binding transcriptional regulator DsdC, with protein sequence MKLNGSHLGSLHVFLVAARHLSFSRAADELCLTASAVSHRINRLEDELALKLFHRMPRKVSLTEDGERLFAVMQRTMDELSEAVQERAHAEIAGQLTLYVRPSVAQCWLVPRLAQFTARYPDIQLDIRVGNESIDYRTRKIDLVLCYSDGHHPGLQSIHLMDERIAPVCSPRYAETHALTGDLHPLDHCTALHDVAAWDNAAFDAEWQLWASTTGAGISLPRRFLTFDRSDLCTLAALNHVGIAIGREQLVKDRIARGELVLPFGGFVDTPNYGYYLVYPHHDPMPKRLQVLIDWLVKEACTDL encoded by the coding sequence GTGAAACTCAATGGCTCGCACCTGGGCAGCCTGCATGTCTTTCTGGTGGCGGCACGGCACTTGAGCTTCTCGCGCGCCGCCGATGAGCTGTGCCTGACCGCCAGTGCCGTGAGCCATCGCATCAATCGCCTGGAAGATGAGCTGGCGCTCAAGCTGTTCCACCGCATGCCGCGCAAGGTCAGCCTCACCGAAGACGGCGAGCGCCTGTTCGCGGTCATGCAACGGACCATGGATGAGTTAAGCGAGGCCGTGCAGGAACGTGCTCACGCCGAAATCGCCGGCCAGTTGACGTTGTATGTGCGCCCGTCAGTCGCACAATGCTGGCTGGTGCCGCGGCTGGCGCAGTTCACCGCCCGCTACCCTGATATCCAGCTGGATATCAGGGTGGGCAACGAGAGCATCGATTACCGCACACGCAAGATCGACCTGGTCCTGTGTTATTCGGATGGCCATCATCCGGGGTTGCAGAGCATCCACTTGATGGACGAGCGGATCGCCCCGGTGTGCTCCCCCCGTTACGCAGAAACCCATGCACTGACCGGTGACCTGCACCCGCTGGATCACTGCACTGCCTTGCATGACGTGGCGGCCTGGGACAACGCTGCATTCGATGCAGAATGGCAGCTCTGGGCCAGCACCACAGGTGCGGGTATCAGCCTCCCGCGCCGATTCCTCACATTCGATCGCTCCGACCTGTGCACGCTCGCCGCGCTGAATCACGTAGGCATCGCCATTGGCCGCGAACAGCTGGTCAAGGATCGCATTGCACGAGGTGAGCTGGTTTTGCCGTTCGGTGGTTTCGTCGACACCCCCAACTATGGCTATTACCTGGTCTACCCGCATCATGACCCGATGCCCAAACGCCTGCAGGTGTTGATCGACTGGCTCGTGAAAGAAGCCTGCACAGACCTGTAG
- a CDS encoding PAS domain-containing hybrid sensor histidine kinase/response regulator — translation MARPSDEQQRALAGLLGLGDHSARKSHYPELSARLDELEAERNRYKWLFENAVHGIFQASLQDGMRAANPALARMLGYDDPQAVLFSLTDLAANLFDGGAEELQAITAILARERSLHGYETRLRRKDGSHLDVLMNLLLKPGQEGLVEGFVADITERKLAQQRLQQLNDELEQRVAARTDELLEARDAAEAANRSKDKYLAAASHDLLQPLNAARLLISTLRERPLPEAEHVLVERTHQALEGAEDLLTDLLDISRLDQAAVKPDVAVYRLDELFAPLVSEFRSVADAEGLKLHARIPDCAISTDLRLMTRILRNFLSNACRYTDEGRILLGARRRGGHLRLEVWDTGRGIAEDRLQAIFLEFNQLDVGRAADRKGVGLGLAIVERIAKILGYRIEVRSWPGRGSVFSIEVPLGKEVPLAAHQAVPLPSVGNPLPGRRLLVLDNEVSILESMGALLGQWGCEVVTATDQAGALLALQGQAPELILADYHLDHGVVGCEVVRYLREHFAVAIPAVIITADRSDQCRRGLQKLGAPLLNKPVKPGKLRAVLSQLLQEH, via the coding sequence ATGGCGAGGCCCTCTGACGAGCAGCAGCGGGCACTGGCCGGGCTGTTGGGGCTGGGCGACCACTCGGCACGCAAAAGCCATTACCCGGAGCTTTCCGCCCGCCTGGACGAGCTGGAGGCCGAGCGCAACCGCTACAAGTGGCTGTTCGAAAATGCCGTGCACGGGATTTTCCAGGCTAGCCTGCAGGACGGCATGCGTGCCGCCAATCCGGCGCTGGCGCGCATGCTGGGCTACGACGACCCGCAAGCGGTGCTGTTTTCCCTGACGGACCTGGCCGCCAACCTGTTCGACGGCGGTGCCGAGGAGTTGCAGGCGATTACCGCGATCCTCGCCCGTGAGCGCAGCCTGCACGGCTATGAAACCCGCTTGCGGCGCAAGGACGGCAGCCACCTCGATGTGCTGATGAACCTGCTGCTCAAGCCCGGGCAGGAGGGGCTGGTGGAGGGTTTTGTCGCCGACATCACCGAACGCAAGCTGGCCCAGCAACGCCTGCAACAGCTCAATGACGAGCTGGAGCAACGGGTTGCTGCGCGTACCGATGAATTGCTGGAGGCCCGCGATGCTGCAGAAGCTGCCAACCGCAGCAAGGACAAATACCTGGCCGCCGCCAGCCATGACCTGCTGCAACCGCTGAACGCCGCCCGCCTGCTGATCTCCACCTTGCGCGAGCGGCCATTGCCAGAGGCCGAGCACGTGCTGGTGGAGCGTACCCACCAGGCCCTTGAGGGCGCCGAAGACTTGCTGACCGACCTGCTGGACATTTCCCGGCTCGACCAGGCAGCGGTGAAGCCGGACGTGGCCGTGTACCGCCTCGACGAGTTGTTCGCACCACTGGTCTCGGAGTTCCGCTCGGTGGCCGATGCGGAAGGCCTCAAGCTGCATGCGCGCATCCCGGACTGTGCCATCAGCACTGACCTGCGGCTGATGACACGTATCCTGCGCAACTTCCTCAGCAACGCCTGCCGCTACACCGACGAAGGCCGGATCTTGCTGGGGGCAAGGCGCCGGGGTGGTCATTTGCGGCTGGAAGTGTGGGATACCGGGCGGGGTATTGCCGAAGACCGGTTACAGGCGATCTTTCTTGAGTTCAACCAACTGGATGTCGGCCGCGCAGCGGACCGCAAGGGCGTGGGGCTGGGGTTGGCCATCGTCGAGCGGATTGCCAAGATTCTCGGCTACCGGATTGAGGTACGTTCGTGGCCGGGGCGTGGCTCGGTGTTCAGCATCGAGGTTCCGCTGGGTAAAGAGGTGCCGCTGGCCGCTCACCAGGCCGTGCCGTTGCCAAGCGTCGGCAACCCGCTACCGGGCCGCCGCCTGTTGGTACTGGACAATGAAGTGAGCATCCTCGAGAGCATGGGCGCGCTGCTTGGGCAGTGGGGCTGCGAAGTGGTGACCGCGACCGACCAGGCAGGTGCCTTGCTGGCCTTGCAGGGGCAGGCCCCGGAACTGATCCTGGCCGACTACCACCTGGACCATGGCGTGGTGGGTTGCGAGGTGGTCAGGTATTTGCGTGAGCATTTTGCGGTTGCCATACCGGCGGTGATCATCACCGCCGACCGCAGCGATCAATGCCGGCGGGGCTTGCAGAAACTGGGGGCGCCGCTTTTGAACAAACCGGTCAAGCCTGGGAAATTGCGCGCTGTATTGAGCCAGTTGCTGCAGGAGCATTGA
- the ercA gene encoding alcohol dehydrogenase-like regulatory protein ErcA, with the protein MSQSFSPLRKFVSPEIIFGAGCRHNVANYAKTFGARKVLVVSDPGVIAAGWVADVEASLQAQGIDYCLYTAVSPNPRVEEVMLGAEIYRQNHCDVIVAVGGGSPMDCGKAIGIVVAHGRSILEFEGVDMIRVPSPPLILIPTTAGTSADVSQFVIISNQQERMKFSIVSKAVVPDVSLIDPQTTLSMDPFLSACTGIDALVHAIEAFVSTGHGPLTDPHALEAMRLINGNLVEMIANPTDIALREKIMLGSMQAGLAFSNAILGAVHAMSHSLGGFLDLPHGLCNAVLVEHVVAFNYSSAPERFKVIAEVFGIDCRGLNHRQICGRLVEHLIALKHAIGFHETLGLHGVRTADIPFLSQHAMDDPCILTNPRASSQRDVEVVYGEAL; encoded by the coding sequence ATGAGCCAGAGTTTCAGCCCGCTTCGCAAGTTCGTATCGCCTGAAATCATCTTTGGTGCCGGCTGCCGGCATAACGTCGCCAATTACGCGAAAACCTTCGGTGCCCGCAAGGTGCTGGTGGTCAGCGACCCGGGCGTGATCGCCGCCGGCTGGGTGGCGGACGTGGAGGCCAGCTTGCAGGCCCAGGGCATCGATTACTGCCTGTATACCGCCGTGTCGCCCAACCCGCGGGTCGAAGAGGTGATGCTGGGTGCCGAGATCTATCGGCAGAACCACTGCGATGTGATCGTCGCCGTCGGCGGCGGCAGCCCGATGGATTGCGGCAAGGCCATCGGTATCGTGGTGGCCCACGGGCGCAGCATCCTCGAATTCGAAGGCGTGGACATGATCCGCGTGCCCAGCCCGCCGCTGATCCTGATCCCGACCACGGCCGGCACCTCGGCGGACGTTTCGCAGTTCGTGATCATCTCCAACCAGCAGGAACGCATGAAGTTCTCCATCGTCAGCAAGGCGGTGGTGCCGGACGTGTCGCTGATCGACCCGCAAACTACCCTGAGCATGGACCCGTTCCTGTCGGCCTGCACCGGTATCGATGCGCTGGTGCATGCCATTGAAGCCTTTGTTTCCACCGGCCACGGCCCGCTGACCGACCCCCATGCGCTGGAAGCCATGCGCCTGATCAACGGCAACCTGGTGGAGATGATCGCCAACCCCACCGATATCGCCCTGCGCGAGAAGATCATGCTGGGCAGCATGCAGGCGGGGCTGGCGTTCTCCAACGCGATTCTGGGCGCGGTTCACGCCATGTCCCACAGCCTGGGCGGCTTCCTCGACTTGCCCCATGGCTTGTGCAACGCGGTGCTGGTGGAGCACGTGGTGGCGTTCAACTACAGCTCGGCGCCAGAGCGCTTCAAGGTGATTGCCGAGGTGTTCGGTATTGATTGCCGCGGCCTCAACCACCGGCAGATCTGCGGGCGCCTGGTGGAGCACCTGATTGCCCTGAAGCACGCCATCGGCTTCCATGAAACCCTGGGCCTGCATGGGGTGCGCACCGCGGACATTCCGTTCCTGTCGCAACATGCGATGGATGACCCGTGCATCCTCACCAACCCCCGTGCGTCGAGCCAGCGTGATGTCGAGGTCGTTTATGGCGAGGCCCTCTGA
- the pqqA gene encoding pyrroloquinoline quinone precursor peptide PqqA, translated as MWNKPAFTDLRIGFEVTMYFANR; from the coding sequence ATGTGGAATAAACCTGCCTTTACCGACCTGCGCATCGGCTTTGAAGTGACGATGTATTTCGCCAACCGTTGA
- the exaC gene encoding acetaldehyde dehydrogenase ExaC, whose translation MIYAQPGTPGAVVSFKPRYGNFINGEFVQPLAGQYFTNSSPVNGQPIAEFPRSTAQDVDRALDAAHAAAEAWGKTSVQDRALLLLKIADRIEQNLEVLAVTESWDNGKAVRETLNADVPLAADHFRYFAGCIRAQEGGAAEINEGTVAYHIHEPLGVVGQIIPWNFPLLMAAWKLAPALAAGNCVVLKPAEQTPLSITIFAELVADLLPAGVLNIVQGFGREAGEALATSKRIAKIAFTGSTPVGSHIIKCAAENIIPSTVELGGKSPNIFFEDIMQAEPAFIEKAAEGLVLAFFNQGEVCTCPSRALIQESIYEPFMAEVMKKIAKITRGNPLDTDTMVGAQASEQQYDKILSYLQIAKEEGAQLLTGGGAERLQGDLGSGYYIQPTLLKGNNTMRVFQEEIFGPVVGVTTFKDEAEALAIANDTEFGLGAGLWTRDINRAYRMGRGIKAGRVWTNCYHLYPAHAAFGGYKKSGVGRETHKMMLDHYQQTKNLLVSYDINPLGFF comes from the coding sequence ATGATCTACGCACAACCCGGAACCCCAGGCGCCGTCGTATCCTTCAAGCCACGTTATGGCAACTTCATCAATGGCGAGTTCGTGCAACCGTTGGCTGGCCAGTACTTCACCAACAGCTCGCCGGTCAATGGCCAGCCGATTGCCGAATTCCCGCGTTCCACTGCCCAGGACGTCGACCGCGCCCTGGACGCCGCACACGCAGCCGCCGAAGCCTGGGGCAAGACCTCGGTGCAAGACCGCGCCCTGCTGCTACTGAAGATTGCCGACCGTATCGAACAGAACCTGGAAGTGCTGGCCGTCACCGAAAGCTGGGACAACGGCAAGGCGGTGCGCGAAACGCTTAATGCCGATGTGCCGCTGGCAGCGGACCACTTCCGCTATTTTGCCGGTTGCATCCGTGCCCAGGAGGGCGGCGCGGCCGAAATCAACGAAGGCACCGTGGCTTATCACATCCATGAGCCGCTGGGCGTGGTCGGGCAGATCATCCCCTGGAACTTCCCGTTGCTGATGGCCGCCTGGAAGCTTGCCCCGGCCCTGGCCGCCGGCAACTGTGTAGTGCTCAAGCCGGCCGAGCAGACGCCACTGTCGATCACCATTTTTGCCGAGCTGGTCGCCGACCTGCTGCCGGCGGGCGTGTTGAACATCGTCCAGGGCTTTGGCCGTGAGGCCGGCGAGGCGTTGGCCACCAGCAAGCGCATCGCCAAGATCGCCTTCACCGGCTCCACCCCGGTGGGTTCGCACATCATAAAATGCGCGGCCGAGAACATCATCCCGTCCACCGTCGAACTGGGCGGCAAGTCGCCGAATATCTTCTTCGAAGACATCATGCAGGCCGAGCCCGCGTTCATCGAGAAGGCCGCCGAGGGCCTGGTGCTGGCGTTCTTCAACCAGGGCGAGGTGTGCACCTGTCCGTCAAGGGCACTGATCCAGGAATCGATCTACGAGCCATTCATGGCCGAGGTGATGAAGAAGATCGCCAAGATAACGCGGGGCAACCCGCTGGACACCGATACCATGGTTGGCGCCCAGGCTTCGGAGCAGCAATACGACAAGATTCTGTCCTATCTGCAGATTGCCAAGGAGGAGGGCGCGCAGCTGCTCACCGGCGGCGGTGCCGAGCGGCTGCAGGGCGACCTGGGCAGCGGTTACTACATCCAGCCGACCCTGCTCAAAGGCAACAACACGATGCGTGTGTTCCAGGAAGAAATCTTCGGCCCGGTGGTGGGCGTGACCACCTTCAAGGACGAAGCCGAAGCGCTGGCGATTGCCAACGACACGGAGTTTGGCCTGGGCGCCGGCCTGTGGACCCGCGACATCAACCGCGCCTACCGGATGGGCCGCGGCATCAAGGCCGGCCGCGTGTGGACCAACTGCTACCACCTGTACCCGGCCCATGCAGCGTTTGGCGGCTACAAGAAGTCTGGCGTGGGCCGTGAGACCCACAAGATGATGCTCGACCACTACCAGCAGACCAAGAACCTGTTGGTAAGCTACGACATCAACCCGCTGGGCTTCTTCTAG
- the pedH gene encoding PQQ-dependent alcohol dehydrogenase PedH, which yields MTRSPRRPMFAVSLVLSAMLLAGAAHAAVSNEEILQDPKNPQQIVTNGLGVQGQRYSPLDLLNANNVKELRPVWAFSFGGEKQRGQQAQPLIKDGVMYLTGSYSRVFAVDARTGKKLWQYDARLPDDIRPCCDVINRGVALYGDLVFFGTLDAKLVALNKDTGKVVWSKKVADHKEGYSISAAPMIVNGKLITGVAGGEFGVVGKIQAYNPENGELLWMRPTVEGHMGYVYKDGKAIENGISGGEAGKTWPGDLWKTGGAAPWLGGYYDPETNLILFGTGNPAPWNSHLRPGDNLYSSSRLALNPDDGTIKWHFQSTPHDGWDFDGVNELISFNYKDGGKEVKAAATADRNGFFYVLDRTNGKFIRGFPFVDKITWATGLDKDGRPIYNDASRPGAPGSEAKGSSVFVAPAFLGAKNWMPMAYNKDTGLFYVPSNEWGMDIWNEGIAYKKGAAFLGAGFTIKPLNEDYIGVLRAIDPISGKEVWRHKNYAPLWGGVLTTKGNLVFTGTPEGFLQAFNAKTGDKVWEFQTGSGVLGSPVTWEMDGEQYVSVVSGWGGAVPLWGGEVAKRVKDFNQGGMLWTFKLPKQLQQTASAKP from the coding sequence ATGACCCGATCCCCGCGTCGCCCCATGTTCGCCGTGAGCCTGGTGCTCAGCGCCATGCTGCTTGCCGGTGCAGCCCACGCCGCTGTCAGCAATGAAGAAATCCTCCAGGACCCGAAGAACCCGCAGCAGATCGTGACCAATGGCTTGGGTGTGCAGGGCCAGCGCTACAGCCCGCTGGACCTGCTCAATGCCAACAACGTCAAGGAACTGCGGCCGGTCTGGGCGTTCTCCTTCGGTGGTGAAAAACAACGCGGCCAGCAGGCCCAGCCGCTGATCAAGGATGGGGTGATGTACCTGACCGGTTCCTACTCGCGGGTGTTCGCCGTGGATGCGCGCACCGGCAAGAAACTGTGGCAATACGATGCACGCCTGCCGGATGACATCCGCCCCTGCTGCGACGTGATCAACCGCGGCGTGGCGCTGTACGGCGACCTGGTGTTCTTCGGCACCCTGGACGCCAAACTGGTGGCCCTGAACAAGGACACCGGCAAGGTGGTCTGGAGCAAGAAAGTGGCCGACCACAAGGAAGGTTATTCCATCAGCGCCGCGCCCATGATCGTCAACGGCAAGCTGATCACCGGCGTCGCCGGTGGCGAGTTCGGCGTGGTGGGCAAGATCCAGGCCTACAACCCGGAAAACGGCGAGCTGCTGTGGATGCGACCCACCGTGGAAGGGCACATGGGCTACGTGTACAAGGACGGCAAGGCCATCGAAAACGGTATTTCCGGCGGCGAGGCGGGCAAGACCTGGCCCGGGGACCTGTGGAAGACCGGCGGCGCTGCGCCCTGGCTGGGCGGTTACTACGACCCGGAAACCAACCTGATCCTGTTCGGGACCGGCAACCCGGCACCGTGGAACTCGCACCTGCGCCCCGGAGACAACCTGTATTCCTCGTCGCGCCTGGCGCTGAACCCTGACGACGGCACCATCAAGTGGCACTTCCAGAGCACGCCGCATGACGGCTGGGACTTCGACGGCGTCAACGAACTGATCTCGTTCAACTACAAGGATGGCGGCAAGGAGGTCAAGGCCGCTGCCACGGCCGACCGCAACGGCTTCTTCTACGTGCTGGACCGCACCAACGGCAAGTTCATTCGCGGCTTCCCCTTCGTCGACAAGATCACCTGGGCCACCGGCCTGGACAAGGACGGCCGGCCGATCTACAACGACGCCAGCCGCCCAGGCGCACCCGGCAGCGAAGCCAAGGGCAGTTCGGTGTTCGTCGCCCCGGCGTTCCTCGGCGCCAAGAACTGGATGCCGATGGCCTATAACAAGGACACCGGGCTGTTCTACGTGCCCTCCAACGAGTGGGGCATGGACATCTGGAACGAAGGCATCGCCTACAAGAAAGGCGCGGCGTTCCTCGGCGCCGGCTTCACCATCAAACCGCTCAACGAAGACTACATCGGCGTGCTGCGTGCCATCGACCCGATCAGTGGCAAGGAAGTGTGGCGGCACAAGAACTACGCGCCGCTGTGGGGCGGGGTGCTGACCACCAAGGGCAACCTGGTGTTCACCGGCACGCCGGAAGGCTTCCTGCAGGCCTTCAACGCCAAGACCGGCGACAAGGTCTGGGAATTCCAGACCGGCTCCGGCGTGCTTGGCTCGCCCGTGACCTGGGAAATGGACGGCGAGCAATACGTGTCGGTGGTCTCCGGCTGGGGCGGCGCGGTACCGCTGTGGGGTGGCGAAGTGGCCAAGCGGGTCAAGGACTTCAACCAGGGCGGCATGCTCTGGACCTTCAAGCTCCCCAAGCAGCTGCAGCAAACGGCAAGCGCCAAGCCGTAA
- a CDS encoding quinoprotein relay system zinc metallohydrolase 1: protein MRWMMLLLLCLGLPAQADLDYRLAPRQIAEGTWLLEGSTDNFGKANGGNIVNTAFIVTDSGVVVIDSGPSKRYGDALRQAIAATTDKPVLEVLLTHHHPDHVLGNQAFADVPIGALAGTGDLLRQQGEAMAENMYRLVGDWMRGTEVVLPTQVLQPGIHEVGGHRLRLLELGGHTGADLAILDEKTGVLFAGDLVFYERALTTPNSPGLEVWQKDLDTLQALPWKLLVPGHGPVASDARPFAQVRDYLGWLDGLMRDGAARGDDMAEMIRSPIPERFAGITLTRHELIRSVSHLYPRYERQQLQRVDANP, encoded by the coding sequence ATGCGTTGGATGATGCTGTTGCTGCTGTGCCTGGGGCTGCCGGCCCAGGCAGACCTGGACTATCGGCTTGCGCCCCGGCAGATAGCGGAGGGCACCTGGCTACTGGAGGGCAGCACTGACAACTTCGGCAAGGCCAATGGCGGTAATATCGTCAATACCGCGTTCATTGTCACCGACAGCGGTGTGGTGGTGATCGACAGCGGGCCATCGAAGCGTTACGGCGACGCGTTACGCCAGGCGATTGCCGCCACCACCGACAAGCCGGTGCTGGAGGTGCTGCTGACCCATCATCACCCTGACCATGTACTGGGCAACCAGGCCTTTGCCGATGTGCCTATTGGCGCCTTGGCCGGTACCGGCGACTTGCTGCGCCAGCAGGGCGAGGCCATGGCCGAGAACATGTACCGCCTGGTCGGCGACTGGATGCGCGGCACCGAAGTGGTGCTGCCTACCCAGGTGCTGCAGCCGGGTATCCACGAGGTGGGCGGGCACCGCCTGCGATTGCTGGAGCTAGGCGGGCATACCGGCGCCGACCTGGCGATTCTGGATGAGAAGACCGGCGTACTGTTCGCTGGCGATCTGGTTTTCTACGAGCGTGCCTTGACCACCCCCAACAGCCCGGGGCTGGAGGTGTGGCAGAAGGACCTGGACACCCTGCAAGCCTTGCCCTGGAAGCTGCTTGTGCCCGGGCACGGGCCGGTGGCCAGCGATGCCCGGCCGTTTGCGCAGGTGCGTGATTACCTGGGCTGGCTGGATGGCCTGATGCGCGACGGCGCGGCGCGTGGCGACGACATGGCCGAGATGATCCGCAGCCCCATCCCTGAACGCTTTGCCGGGATCACCCTGACCCGTCATGAGCTGATTCGCAGTGTCAGCCATCTGTATCCCCGCTACGAACGCCAACAACTCCAGCGGGTCGACGCCAACCCCTGA
- a CDS encoding quinoprotein dehydrogenase-associated SoxYZ-like carrier: protein MNLKATFLLACCIPWSAQAATPAPQTDPVPSVMWDFYHKQLLGQAAFVFDDRVKLLAPPFAEDARQVPLEIDARAFAGEVVRIIAWAELNPLPRIVDFQPGERVLPWLSIRIRIEQATPLRAAVLTRDGLWHVGSTLIDAAGGGCTAPSVVRTQPGWEEHLGEVLGGRYPRGDSSRLRLQVAHPMDNGLVSGIPEFFLNHAELQDANGQRLARLELYPAVSENPSLGFDIQGAGPTRLLLQDNSGNQFEAAVP from the coding sequence ATGAACTTGAAAGCGACTTTCCTGCTGGCCTGCTGCATACCCTGGTCAGCCCAGGCTGCCACCCCAGCCCCGCAGACGGACCCGGTGCCCTCGGTGATGTGGGACTTCTACCACAAGCAGTTGCTGGGCCAGGCCGCGTTCGTCTTCGATGACCGGGTCAAGCTGCTGGCGCCGCCCTTTGCCGAGGACGCACGGCAGGTGCCGTTGGAGATCGACGCCCGGGCATTCGCTGGCGAGGTGGTGCGGATAATCGCCTGGGCCGAACTCAACCCGTTGCCGCGCATTGTCGACTTTCAGCCCGGCGAGCGCGTGTTGCCCTGGTTGTCGATCCGCATCCGCATCGAACAGGCCACGCCGCTGCGCGCCGCCGTGCTGACACGCGACGGCCTGTGGCACGTCGGCTCGACCCTGATCGATGCCGCCGGCGGCGGCTGTACCGCGCCCAGCGTGGTGCGCACGCAGCCTGGCTGGGAAGAACACCTCGGTGAAGTGCTGGGCGGGCGCTACCCGCGTGGCGACAGCAGCCGCTTGCGCCTGCAGGTGGCCCATCCGATGGACAACGGCCTGGTCAGCGGTATTCCCGAGTTCTTCCTAAACCATGCCGAGTTGCAGGACGCGAACGGCCAGCGCCTGGCCAGGCTCGAGCTGTACCCGGCGGTCAGCGAAAACCCCAGCCTGGGCTTCGATATCCAGGGCGCCGGGCCGACCCGGCTGCTGTTGCAGGACAACAGCGGCAACCAGTTCGAAGCGGCAGTGCCCTGA